Genomic window (Dyadobacter fanqingshengii):
GCGCTCATGGCAATGTCAATCGTAGAACGATTTCCAATTTCAACTTCCTGGGTAAAGTAACCGATGTAGGAAACAACAAGTGTTCCTGAGGAGGATGGAGTGGCAAGCGAAAAACGACCGTCTGCATCCGTAGTTGTTCCGGATGTTGTTCCTTTCAAGAGGACGCTTACCCCCGGTAGTGGCACATTTTCGGCTGCATCAGTGATGCGTCCGCTTAGCTGGTTTTGTGCCCATACGTGCAGGACAGAGAAACACAGTAAGATAGTCAGGTAGAGATTTTTTTTCATTAACTGTTCGGGTTTGTTTAAATATTAATAAAAAAAGAAGAAGTTGTAACCTATCGTCACATTCCAGGTTGGGCTGATAATGGGTGCTGACAAGTGAAATAGGCTATTATTGGCAAATTATAGAAAATTTCATAGATATCAAGGAAATGATAACTGTTTTGGCAACATAATCTTTCCAACGACGTTGTCAGCGTTTATTCGGTAATAAGTCACCATTTGTTTACTCTTTTATAATAATTCTCTTTTAAACTTTAATTTATCTTATTAATACTTATTGCCATTGACTGTATCACATCAAAGACTTACTGGTTTTTCGGTTGTCGCTCGGGACACTTTAAGATTTATCGTATTTTTGCCCGCAACGATAACGGTAGCGTATGAAGGTTGAAGAAATAGAAGCGTTTTTTAAAGGGTTACAAGACAACATTTGTAAAGCCATTGAAGCAACGGATGGCACCGGGAAATTCAAAGAGGACCTATGGGAACACCATTCCGGCGGCGGCGGCAGAACAAGGCTGATTCAGCATGGAAGTGTGCTTGAAAAAGGCGGCGTCAATTTTTCGAAAGTGCAGGGAGAAGTGCATCCGCGCCTTCGCCAGCAAATGAACTTGGCTGAAAATGATGACTTCCATTTCACCGCGACAGGCGTTTCCATCGTCATGCACCCGTATAACCCGAACGTGCCTATTATACATATGAATGTGCGTTATTTTGAGCTCAATAACGGCACTAGCTGGTTCGGAGGAGGCATTGATTTAACTCCACATTATATTAACACAGATGACGCCGCATTTTTTCACAATTACCTGAAACGCGCCTGCGACAAACACCACATTGATTTTTATCCCAAATTCAAAACCTGGGCCGACGATTATTTCTTTATCCAGCACAGAAATGAAACCCGGGGTGTAGGCGGCGTTTTCTTCGACTATCTGAAACCAGATGATGCCGGAAATGGCAAGGGCTTATCCAAGGAAGAGCTGTTTGCATTTGTGAAGGAGATCGGCGAGTCATTTGCACCTATATATACTGCATTAATGCAAAAGCACCGCGACGAACCATTTACGGAACAGCAGAAACAATGGCAGTTCCTGCGCCGCGGACGTTATGTGGAATTTAATCTGGTTTGGGACCGTGGGACGAAGTTTGGCTTGGAAACCAATGGCCGCACCGAATCAATATTGATGAGCTTGCCGCCTCAGGCGAATTGGGAATATAATTTCGAGCCGGAAGCGGGTTCTGCTGAGGCTAAAACTTTGGAAGCGTTAAAAAAAGGGTTGAATTGGGCTTCCTGATTTATCGTAAATCAGATAACCATTCTCCACACTCAGCGGAGATTCGAAATTGTTGGTATAAAGCTGGCCTGTTCCCAAACCTTGCGGAAGCGGGTTATTGTAAGAAGCAGTGAACTGGGCAATTGCGCTGAGGCCAATGTTGGATTCCAGCGCGGAAGTGATCCACCAGCCAATGTTCAACCGGTTTGCAATTTCGATCCATTCGGAGGTGTGCCGGAATCCGCCCAGTAATGTTGGTTTCAAAATAATGAAAGGCGGCATCAGCTTTTTGAGCATAGCAAATTTTTCACGGTAATCGAAAATGCCGATGAGCTCTTCGTCCAGCGCAACCGGAACAGGCGATGAAACACACAATTCCTGCATGAGCTGATGTTGTCCCGGCTTAACCGGCTGTTCAATAGAATGCAGGTCAAATTCCGCCAGTCTTTTCAGCTTATCATCAACATTGTCCGCTTCAAACGCGCCGTTTGCGTCCACTCTCAATGTAATGTTCTCTTTATCAAATCGCTTGCGAATAGATTCCAGAATGCGGCATTCCTGATCAAAATTGATCGCGCCGACTTTCATTTTAAGCGTAGAAAATCCTTGCTCCAACTTATCCTGGACCTGCTCCGACATATTTTCGTAAGATCCCATCCAGATCAGCCCGTTCATTAATATGGCGGTCTCCCCTCTTGAAAACGCATTTTTGAACTGAACTCTTTTCCCGCCATTCATAATATCCAGCAAAGCCATTTCCACACCAAACCGCACAGAAGGTAAATGTTGCGGGATAACCTGATCGAGAATAATGCCGAGATTAAAAGGAAAAACGTCCAGATCCATCTCATTGAAAAGATCACAGACTGCCGCTAATTGCGGTTCGTAATCGGGCATATCGTCCACGCTCAAACCTGGCAGCGGGCCACATTCACCATAACCTTCAACGCCTGGTTGCTCTGAATCGGTGATTTTGATGAGCCACGACGTCTTTTGTGTAAGAACTCCCCGGGAGGTGCGCGCTTCATTGCGAAAATGCAGCGTGTAGGGTTTATACACAATTTTTAAAGGCATGTTTTTGAGGTGTCAGCGTTTTTCGGGGCACAATATTAGCCAAAAAATACGTAATTATGCACCAGTTATGAAAGAACATAATTGGATAAAAATTGCACTGACACCGTTTTCGTGGATCTATGGTTTGATTACCAATCTTCGCAATTGGGGTTATGATTACCAATTATTCGCTTCCAAAAAACCTTCCCAATTCGTCATATCCATTGGTAACCTGACCGTTGGCGGCACGGGCAAAACGCCTGTTACGGAATATCTTACAAGCCTTTTTTCCAATAGAGTCCCGACGGCGATACTGAGTCGCGGTTATGGCCGGAAAACGCGCGGCTTTATTTTGGCCCATTCTGCGTCGACGCCGGCTGAGATCGGCGATGAGCCTATGCAGTATTTTTTAAAATTCAATCCCAATGTATTAGTTGCCGTTTCTGAAAACCGCGTTCATGGCGCCGAAAACATTGCAGTAACGGCCCCGGAAAAAAAGCTGCTGCTTTTGGACGACGCCTTCCAGCACAGAGCGATTGCAAGGGATATCAATTTGCTGTTGAATGACTTTCAGCGACCATTCTACCAGGACCTCCCCTTCCCTGCCGGGCGCCTGCGCGAAACCAGAAACGGCGCCGGACGAGCCGATGCCATCATCGTAACCAAATCTCCTGCCCTGCTTGCAGATCATGTGCGGAACGACATTACAATAGCCATTCGCCAATTCAGCAAGCCCGAAACGCCCGTTTTTTTTTCATTCCTTGAGTATGGAGAGCCCGAAAGCTACGCAGGAGGGCACGTTTCGTTAAAGAAAGTTAAAATGGCAGCCGGCATCGCAAATCCTTTGCCCTTCACTGCATATCTGCGGGCCCGGTTTGACGTTACAGATGAAGTTGTTTTTAAGGATCATCATAATTACACGCCTGCCGACGCGGAAGAACTGATTAAGAACTTAAAAAACGATACTTTTGTGGTCACAACCGAAAAGGATATGGTCAAGTTGAAGCCGTTGGTTGAAGCGTCGGGAGTGGCAGGAAAGTTTGCCTATATTCCTGTTAAAGTGAGTTTCGGCAATGATACCGGGCGCTTCCACGAATGGATTTTTAAACAAACCGGCCACCTGTTTCAGGCAGAACGATAGTTTCCTTTATGAGAATTGCTTTTTGTATCATACTGTTTTTTTTAGGCAGCTTCATTTTTTTCACACCGACCATACAGGCGCAGGTAAGAATGCCCGGCGGGATGCAGATGCCCGGTAACACGGGCAGCAGCGGCGCTCGTGGACAGCAGGGCAATAACACAGGCACTACAGGCGGCGCACAAACCGGAGGCGTGATCCTGGACGACAGCACAAAGAGCATTTACGGTCCGGCTACAACCCACCATTATTTTGAAAATGATATTCTGAACAACCGGGATTCTTTACGTTACCGCGTGGATACGAACTTGACGAACTTCCAT
Coding sequences:
- the hemF gene encoding oxygen-dependent coproporphyrinogen oxidase, which produces MKVEEIEAFFKGLQDNICKAIEATDGTGKFKEDLWEHHSGGGGRTRLIQHGSVLEKGGVNFSKVQGEVHPRLRQQMNLAENDDFHFTATGVSIVMHPYNPNVPIIHMNVRYFELNNGTSWFGGGIDLTPHYINTDDAAFFHNYLKRACDKHHIDFYPKFKTWADDYFFIQHRNETRGVGGVFFDYLKPDDAGNGKGLSKEELFAFVKEIGESFAPIYTALMQKHRDEPFTEQQKQWQFLRRGRYVEFNLVWDRGTKFGLETNGRTESILMSLPPQANWEYNFEPEAGSAEAKTLEALKKGLNWAS
- a CDS encoding o-succinylbenzoate synthase — protein: MPLKIVYKPYTLHFRNEARTSRGVLTQKTSWLIKITDSEQPGVEGYGECGPLPGLSVDDMPDYEPQLAAVCDLFNEMDLDVFPFNLGIILDQVIPQHLPSVRFGVEMALLDIMNGGKRVQFKNAFSRGETAILMNGLIWMGSYENMSEQVQDKLEQGFSTLKMKVGAINFDQECRILESIRKRFDKENITLRVDANGAFEADNVDDKLKRLAEFDLHSIEQPVKPGQHQLMQELCVSSPVPVALDEELIGIFDYREKFAMLKKLMPPFIILKPTLLGGFRHTSEWIEIANRLNIGWWITSALESNIGLSAIAQFTASYNNPLPQGLGTGQLYTNNFESPLSVENGYLIYDKSGSPIQPFF
- the lpxK gene encoding tetraacyldisaccharide 4'-kinase; translation: MKEHNWIKIALTPFSWIYGLITNLRNWGYDYQLFASKKPSQFVISIGNLTVGGTGKTPVTEYLTSLFSNRVPTAILSRGYGRKTRGFILAHSASTPAEIGDEPMQYFLKFNPNVLVAVSENRVHGAENIAVTAPEKKLLLLDDAFQHRAIARDINLLLNDFQRPFYQDLPFPAGRLRETRNGAGRADAIIVTKSPALLADHVRNDITIAIRQFSKPETPVFFSFLEYGEPESYAGGHVSLKKVKMAAGIANPLPFTAYLRARFDVTDEVVFKDHHNYTPADAEELIKNLKNDTFVVTTEKDMVKLKPLVEASGVAGKFAYIPVKVSFGNDTGRFHEWIFKQTGHLFQAER